The following proteins come from a genomic window of Bubalus kerabau isolate K-KA32 ecotype Philippines breed swamp buffalo chromosome 20, PCC_UOA_SB_1v2, whole genome shotgun sequence:
- the KBTBD12 gene encoding kelch repeat and BTB domain-containing protein 12 isoform X1 → MECKSEGKEKYQHSLNLLNKIKSMKDLAEMIDVVIIAEGETFPCHRLVLAAFSPYFKAMFTCGLLECTQREVVLHDITAESVAVILRYMYHAALEVSNANVQTVAMAAYFMQMEDVFQACQKHMMAHMDASNCVGIYYFAKQIGAEDLADQSRKYLYRHFAEVSLHEEILEVEVHQLLTLIQSDDLNVSREESILDLVLRWVNHRPDRRTEHLVVLLKQVRLQLVSPSFLRQALRRNTVLLCDANCIDLIQNAFKAIKTPQPHALNLRYGMETTSLLLCIGTNASGIRSRHRNYGDASFCYDPVSRKTYFISSPKYGEGLGTVCTGVVMEDNSLIVAGEASASKLSRQKSKNIEIYRYHDRGNQFWEKLCTAEFRELYALGAIRNDLYVIGGQMKVKNQYLITNCVDKYSVERDTWKRVSPLPLQLACHAVATVNNKLYVIGGWTPQMDLPDEEPDRLSNKLLRYDPSQDQWTERAPMKYSKYRFSTAVVNSEIYVLGGIGCVGRDKGQVRKCLDVVEIYNPDGDFWREGPPMPMPLLALRSNSTSAGTVDGKLYVCGGFHGADRHEVICKEILELDPWENQWNVVAVDVLMHDSYDVCLVARMNPRDLIPPPSDLVEEGGGR, encoded by the exons ATGGAGTGCAAGTCTGAggggaaagaaaaataccaacacAGCTTGAACttactgaataaaattaaaagcatgaAAGATTTAGCGGAGATGATTGATGTCGTGATCATCGCAGAAGGGGAGACGTTCCCCTGCCACAGGCTGGTCCTGGCTGCCTTTAGTCCGTATTTCAAAGCCATGTTTACGTGTGGGCTCCTCGAGTGCACCCAGAGAGAGGTGGTGCTTCACGACATCACGGCGGAAAGCGTGGCGGTGATACTCCGATACATGTACCACGCGGCTCTGGAGGTCAGCAACGCCAATGTGCAGACGGTGGCCATGGCCGCCTACTTCATGCAGATGGAGGACGTCTTCCAGGCGTGCCAGAAGCACATGATGGCCCACATGGACGCCTCGAACTGTGTCGGCATCTACTATTTTGCAAAGCAGATTGGAGCTGAAGACTTGGCCGATCAGTCGAGGAAATACTTGTACCGGCACTTTGCCGAGGTGAGCTTACACGAAGAGATCCTGGAAGTGGAGGTGCACCAGCTCCTGACGCTTATCCAGTCGGACGACCTGAACGTGTCCAGAGAGGAGAGCATTCTGGACCTCGTCCTGAGGTGGGTCAATCACCGCCCGGACCGACGCACAGAGCACCTCGTGGTGCTTTTGAAGCAGGTTAGGTTGCAACTGGTCAGCCCTTCCTTTCTGAGACAAGCCCTGAGGAGGAACACGGTGCTCCTGTGTGACGCGAACTGCATCGACCTCATTCAGAACGCGTTCAAAGCCATCAAGACGCCCCAGCCGCACGCTCTCAATCTTCGTTACGGCATGGAGACCACCAGTCTCCTGCTGTGCATTGGCACCAATGCTTCAGGGATCAGGTCGAGACACAGGAACTACGGGGACGCCAGCTTTTGCTATGACCCTGTGTCGCGGAAGACCTATTTCATCTCGTCTCCCAAGTACGGGGAGGGTTTGGGCACCGTGTGTACCGGGGTCGTCATGGAAGACAACAGTCTCATCGTGGCTGGGGAGGCCAGCGCCTCTAAACTCTCCAGACAGAAGAGCAAGAACATTGAGATCTACAG GTACCACGACAGAGGAAACCAGTTTTGGGAGAAGTTATGCACGGCAGAATTTCGAGAGCTCTACGCTCTGGGCGCCATCCGTAACGACCTCTATGTGATAGGAGGGCAGATGAAAGTTAAAAACCAGTATCTTATCACAAACTGTGTTGATAAGTACTCTGTGGAACGGGACACCTGGAAGAGGGTGTCTCCGCTTCCTCTGCAGCTGGCGTGCCACGCGGTTGCCACAGTGAACAATAAACTCTACGTGATTGGAGGCTGGACCCCTCAG ATGGATCTTCCTGACGAAGAACCTGATCGATTGAGCAACAAGCTGTTGAGATACGACCCCAGCCAAGACCAATGGACGGAGCGGGCGCCCATGAAGTACTCGAAGTACCGGTTCAGCACAGCCGTGGTCAACAGTGAGATTTATGTTCTGG GTGGGATCGGCTGCGTCGGCCGGGACAAGGGCCAGGTCCGGAAGTGCCTGGACGTGGTGGAGATCTACAACCCAGACGGGGACTTCTGGAGAGAGGGGCCCCCGATGCCCATGCCCCTGCTCGCGCTGCGTTCCAACTCCACCAGCGCGGGCACCGTGGATGGGAAGCTCTATGTCTGCGGGGGCTTCCACGGAGCAG